A genomic segment from Macrobrachium rosenbergii isolate ZJJX-2024 chromosome 30, ASM4041242v1, whole genome shotgun sequence encodes:
- the LOC136855168 gene encoding uncharacterized protein isoform X2, producing MKLAIFIFSSILTWVHFAHCQDWTEVLITEVRLVKANTLEGMKNLQQKQDEILDRMRDKCSEGSHCSDGFVRNGERCEDIDECAQGMAECSPMQHAGTPLGVTGALQPAFRGRWTNL from the exons ATGAagcttgccatttttattttctcctccatCCTGACATGGGTACATTTCGCCCACTGTCAGGACTGGACAGAAGTTCTCATTACAGAAGTAAGACTAGTTAAGGCGAACACATTGGAAG GAATGAAAAACCTTCAGCAGAAGCAAGATGAGATACTGGATAGGATGAGGG ATAAGTGCTCAGAGGGAAGCCATTGCAGCGACGGTTTTGTACGGAATGGTGAGCGCTGTGAAG ACATCGACGAGTGCGCCCAAGGGATGGCTGAGTGCAGCCCCATGCAACATGCAGGAACTCCATTGGGAGTTACAGGTGCTCTGCAACCCGCCTTTCGAGGGAGATGGACGAACCTGTG A
- the LOC136855168 gene encoding uncharacterized protein isoform X1 — MKLAIFIFSSILTWVHFAHCQDWTEVLITEVRLVKANTLEGMKNLQQKQDEILDRMRGYEELLQKIPDKCSEGSHCSDGFVRNGERCEDIDECAQGMAECSPMQHAGTPLGVTGALQPAFRGRWTNL, encoded by the exons ATGAagcttgccatttttattttctcctccatCCTGACATGGGTACATTTCGCCCACTGTCAGGACTGGACAGAAGTTCTCATTACAGAAGTAAGACTAGTTAAGGCGAACACATTGGAAG GAATGAAAAACCTTCAGCAGAAGCAAGATGAGATACTGGATAGGATGAGGG GATATGAGGAACTTTTGCAGAAAATTCCAG ATAAGTGCTCAGAGGGAAGCCATTGCAGCGACGGTTTTGTACGGAATGGTGAGCGCTGTGAAG ACATCGACGAGTGCGCCCAAGGGATGGCTGAGTGCAGCCCCATGCAACATGCAGGAACTCCATTGGGAGTTACAGGTGCTCTGCAACCCGCCTTTCGAGGGAGATGGACGAACCTGTG A